The stretch of DNA CGTGCGATAACCATCCTGGAGAACGCCCTCCACAGCCGAGCGCACGGCCAGGGCGGCATCCATCATGCCGCAGGTAATCTCGAGAAGCATCGCCACGGAAAGGATTGCCGCCAGTGGATTGGCCTTGTCGTGTCCCGCGATATCCGGCGCCGTGCCGTGGGAGGGTTCATACATCGAGCAGGCTCCACCGATACTGGCCGATGGAAGCATCCCGATGGAACCGGTGAGCATGGAAGCCTCATCGGAAAGGATGTCCCCGAACATGTTGCCGGTGAGGATGACGTCAAACTGGGCGGGATCCCTTATCAACTGCATGCTGCAGTTGTCGACGAACTGGTGATCCACCTCCACATCGGGAAACTCCAGGGCCACACCCTTAACGATCTCTCTCCAGAGGCCGCTGACCTCCAGGACATTGGCCTTGTCCACGGATGTCACCTTGCCTCTCCTCCTGGCGGCCATCTCGAAAGCTACCCTGGCCACCCTTTCAATCTCATGCTCGGAGTAGCGCATTGTATTAAACCCTACCCGCCCGTTTTCCCCCTCGCTGATCCCGCGAGGTTCGCCAAAGTAGATGCCGGAGACCAGTTCGCGAACCACCAGGAGATCGATCCCTGAAACCACCTCCGGCTTTAATGTCGACGCCTGGGCCAGGGATGGAAAGACGATAGCCGGCCTCAGGTTAGCGAAAAGGTCCAGGTCGGACCTGAGGGCGAGCAGGCCCTTTTCAGGCCGCCGGTCCGTCGGCAGATCATCCCATTTCGGTCCACCCACGGCCCCAAGCACTATGGCATCGGAGTTTTTGGCCAGAGAAAGTGTCTCATTGGAGATGGGCGCGCCCTCCTCATCGATGGCGATGCCTCCCGCCAGTGCGTGGGTGAGATCGAATGATGCCCCGAATGCATCCCCGGCGGCATCGAGGACCTTCAAAGCCTCGGCCGTTACCTCCGGGCCTATGCCGTCCCCTTCCAGGACCAGAATATTGAATTTACCTGTTTTCATGTTCATCAGACATTCTCCTCGGTGAGATAGGAAATAAGCCCTCCGGCCGTTACAAGATCCATCATGAAAGCGGGAATGACTTTGAATTGGTATCTTTCCCCATGTGTCAGATTGGAGATAAAACCGCCGGATACGTTCACCTCGAGTTCATCGCCCGCATTGATTTTCTCGGAAGCTTCATCGGACTCGAAGATCGGGAGCCCCATGTTAAACGAGTTTCTATAGAATATCCTCGCAAAGGATGGAGCGATAACACAGGAAACCCCAGCGGCCTTGATGGCAATGGGCGCATGTTCCCGCGAGGAGCCGCAGCCGAAGTTTTTTCCCGCAACGATCATGTCGCCGGGAGAAACCCTGCCGGGAAAGGAGGGATCGGCATCCTCCATGCAATGTGACGCCAATTGATCCGGATCCGACGTGTTAAGATACCGCGCCGGTATAATGGCGTCCGTGTCCACGTCCTCTCCGAACCGCCATGCCTTGCCCTTCAGAATATCATCGCTCATTTTCACTCTCCGTCTCTAAAGACAGGTTCCTGGTTCCTGGTTCCTGGGGCTAGGTACCAGGCAATGTTTTCTCCACTCTGGACTCTGGACTCTGGACTGTTTTATCCCCCCATATCTAAAGATCCTCGGGGGAACTTATGGTCCCGGTCACCGCGCTTGCGGCCGCCACGGCCGGGCCGGCCAGATAGACCTCGCTTTTCGGATGCCCCATTCGGCCCACGAAGTTCCTGTTGGTGGTCGCCACGGCACGCTCCCCTTCGGCAAGAACCCCCATATGCCCTCCAAGGCACGGCCCGCAAGTGGGGGTGCTGACAACTGCCCCGGCATCAAGAAAGATGCCGAAAAGGCCCTCATCCATTGCCTGTCGATAGATGGTAGGCGTGGCGGGTATGATGATCACCCTCACCCCCCTGGCCACTTTTCTTCCCTTGATAATGTCCGCCGCAACCCGCAGGTCCTCGATGCGCCCGTTGGTGCAGGATCCTATGACGATCTGGTCAATCGGGATGTCGACAGCCTCGCCCACCGTTTTGACATTTTCAGGCAGATGGGGGAAAGCAACCTGAAGATCAATATCGGAAGCATCAATCTTGATGGTCGCTTCATACTCCGCCCCGGCGTCAGAGGTGTAAAACGTGTACTCCCTGTGAGCCCTTGGGTTGACGTACTCCTCCGTGATGTCATCCGGGGGGATGATCCCGTTTTTGGCGCCGGCCTCTATTGCCATGTTGCACATGGTGAGCCGGTCGGACATTCCAAGATTCTCAATGGTGGTCCCCGTAAACTCCATGGACCGGTAAAGGGCGCCATCCACCCCGATCTTGCCTATGGTGTAGAGGATGAGATCCTTCCCCCCTACCCACGGCTTCATGGCGCCGTTGATGACGAACTTTATGGTGAAGGGCACCTTTAACCACACCTTGCCGCCGATCATCACACCCGCCAGATCGGTGCTCCCAACGCCGGTGGAGAAGGCCCCAAGGGCGCCGTAGGTACAGGTATGGCTGTCCGCCCCGACAACCAGTTCCCCCGGCAGCACAAGACCCTGCTCGGGCAGAAGGGCGTGTTCGATCCCCATTTCTCCCAGTTCGAAGTAGTGGGTGATCCCGTAATCCCCGGCGAACTGCCTCATCTCCCTGCACTGTTCCGCGGATTCAATGTCCTTGTTGGGCGAGAAGTGATCAGGAACCAGGGCGATCTTGTCCCTGTCGAAAACCTGATGGATTCCACGGTCCCGGAGGATCTTGATTGCTATGGGAGCCGTAATGTCATTGCCCAGGGCCAGATCCACATCGGCCATTATGATTTCGCCCGGATGCACCTCTCCCCTGCCGGCATGGGCGGCCAGGATCTTTTCTGTGATTGTCATCGGCATGGATAAGCCCTCTTTAATTTTACAGGGTCGGCCTGTCAACGACCGGCCTGGTCTTTCGGTATTCCAGGTTGTTGAGCGCGTTTACGAAGGCTCTTGCCGACGCCACGATAACATCGGAAGCAGCGCCCTGGCCAACCACTGTGTTGCCGTTTTCCTTGATCCTCACAGTGACTCCGCCAAGCGCGTCCGCGCCCCCGGTGATGGCCGAGACGGTATATCGCACAAGTTTGGCACGGCTGCGGGCGATTTTCTTGATGGCCTTGAACGCCGCATCTACAGCGCCATCACCGAATTCCGCCTTGGCCTTGAGCTTTCCGTCTACCTCCAGTTCAACGGTAGCGGAGGGGACCACGTTCGTCCCACTGGTAAAGGTAACGCTCAGGAGCTTGAATCTGTCGGGAATACGGTGGACCTCATCGGCGACAAGGGCCTCAATATCCTCATCGTAGACGGTCTTTTTCTTGTCTGCCAGCCGCTTGAAGGCCACGAAGGCCTTCTCCATGCCCTCATCGTCGAGGTCGATCCCAAGGGTCTTGATCCTCTCCTTGAAGGCGTGCCTTCCGGAGTGCTTTCCCAGCACCAAGGTGTTTTCTTTAAGACCGATGGATTCCGGGGTCATGATCTCGTAGGTCGTCTTCTCTTTCAGCACCCCGTCCTGGTGGATGCCGGCTTCGTGGGCAAAGGCGTTGGCGCCGACAATGGCCTTGTTCTGCTGAACGAGTATCCCGGTTATGGATGAGACCAGCCGGCTTGACCTGTAGATCTCCTGGGTTTTGATGCCGGTGGTAAACCCGAGATGGTCATGGCGGGTCTTTAAAGCCATGACTGTCTCCTCCAGGGAGGCATTGCCTGCGCGCTCTCCGATGCCATTGATTGTGCATTCCACCTGTCTCGCCCCGTTTGCCACCGCCGCGAGGGAATTGGCCACGGCCAGCCCCAGGTCGTTGTGGCAGTGGACAGCGAGAACAGCCTGGTTGAAGTTGGGTACTCTATCCAGAAGGGTGGCAATGAGCGCCCCGAACTCGTCGGGGATGGCATAACCAACCGTGTCGGGAATATTCACCGTCCTCGCCCCCGCCTCGATGACAGCCTGAACCACCTCGCAAAGATAGCCGACGTCGCTCCGGGCGGCGTCCTCCGCGGAAAACTGGACGTTATCCGTATAGGCTGCGGCGTGCAGAACGGCGTCCACGGCAGCCTGCCTGACCTGGTCATGGGTCCTCTGCAGCTTATACTTGATGTGTATGTCGGAGGTGGCAATGAAGATATGTATCCTTGGCTTTTTAGCCTCTTTAAGAGCGTCCCATGCCCGATCGATGTCTTTCTTGCCGGCCCGGCAAAGCCCCGCGACCTGCGGCCTTTTAACCGTGGCGGCTACGGCCTTGACTGCCTCAAAATCACCTTCCGAGGCAATAGGGAACCCGGCCTCAATCACGTCTACGTTCAACCGCTCGAGCTGTCTGGCAACCTGGACTTTTTCCCCCATGTTCATTGATGCTCCGGGCGACTGCTCACCGTCCCGCAGTGTGGTATCGAAAATAAAAATCTTTTTAGACATCCTGTTCTCTCCTTCCGTTACCTTGTCTCATCCGGGCCATAAACTTAAAATGGATGAAGGAATATTTGGAAAAGCTTCGACCGGGAAGCTCTCGGAAGGTCAAAGGGGCCGCATATGGGGTGCCGCCAAAGTATCGGTAGACACTCGTGGTGGCCCTCGCCCCACCGATTTAACCCGGTCAATCCAAGGTCATATTCACTAAGCCCCATTGTGCCTCACCACCTCCTCTCCATCACCCTCGAGGATGTCCTCATCCTCCAGGGTATAGCTCTCCATGGGAATAACCTCCCCACCGGCGAGCTTTTTAAGGATCCAGGTCCCGATGACCGGGCCCAGGACAGTGTAGAACAGTGCAAAGCCGAACAGGAATTTTTCCGGGTAGTTCGCGGCGATGACAACGCAGATAACCACCCCGGCAAGAACCTGAAATGCTTTTCTGCGGGGAATCACCACCTGTTTCAACCCGGGATAGGGTATCCTGCTGACCATAAGCAGGGACAGGACGTATACACCCGCCACGACCCCCACCTTCATTATGCCGCTTTTCAACCCCTCGCTCCCTACCCCGTTCCCTACAATGAGCAGCCCCGAAGCCACCAGGCCTGCGGCTGCGGGGATAGGGAGGCCGGTGAAATGCTTCTGACCGGCTTTCTGGGCCTGCACGTTGAACCTCGCAAGCCTCAGGGCGCCGCACGCCAGATAGAGGAAAGCCCCAAGCCACCCGAAACGGCCCAGCGGCTTGAGGACCGCAGTATACATCAGGAGGGCCGGCGCCATCCCGAAAGCGATGACGTCCGAAAGGCTGTCGTACTGGACACCGAAGGGGGAAGCTGTCCGGGTAAGCCGGGCAATCCTGCCGTCCAGGGCATCGAACAGGCCTGCCACCAGGATGGCCACGGCGGCCTTGACAAATTGTCCGTTAAGCGATGCAACGACGGAGAAAAACCCCGAGAAGAGGGCAAGACTGGTTATCATGTTGGGCAGCAGATATACCGCCCTGCGATTATTTTGCGGGTCCGG from bacterium BMS3Abin14 encodes:
- the DmdB gene encoding 2,3-dimethylmalate dehydratase small subunit yields the protein MSDDILKGKAWRFGEDVDTDAIIPARYLNTSDPDQLASHCMEDADPSFPGRVSPGDMIVAGKNFGCGSSREHAPIAIKAAGVSCVIAPSFARIFYRNSFNMGLPIFESDEASEKINAGDELEVNVSGGFISNLTHGERYQFKVIPAFMMDLVTAGGLISYLTEENV
- the leuB gene encoding 3-isopropylmalate dehydrogenase; translated protein: MNMKTGKFNILVLEGDGIGPEVTAEALKVLDAAGDAFGASFDLTHALAGGIAIDEEGAPISNETLSLAKNSDAIVLGAVGGPKWDDLPTDRRPEKGLLALRSDLDLFANLRPAIVFPSLAQASTLKPEVVSGIDLLVVRELVSGIYFGEPRGISEGENGRVGFNTMRYSEHEIERVARVAFEMAARRRGKVTSVDKANVLEVSGLWREIVKGVALEFPDVEVDHQFVDNCSMQLIRDPAQFDVILTGNMFGDILSDEASMLTGSIGMLPSASIGGACSMYEPSHGTAPDIAGHDKANPLAAILSVAMLLEITCGMMDAALAVRSAVEGVLQDGYRTGDIFSEGTRLVSCSEMGQLVAKRVIRARK
- a CDS encoding CDP-alcohol phosphatidyltransferase, coding for MGKVAGPDPQNNRRAVYLLPNMITSLALFSGFFSVVASLNGQFVKAAVAILVAGLFDALDGRIARLTRTASPFGVQYDSLSDVIAFGMAPALLMYTAVLKPLGRFGWLGAFLYLACGALRLARFNVQAQKAGQKHFTGLPIPAAAGLVASGLLIVGNGVGSEGLKSGIMKVGVVAGVYVLSLLMVSRIPYPGLKQVVIPRRKAFQVLAGVVICVVIAANYPEKFLFGFALFYTVLGPVIGTWILKKLAGGEVIPMESYTLEDEDILEGDGEEVVRHNGA
- the dmdA gene encoding 2,3-dimethylmalate dehydratase large subunit, with product MPMTITEKILAAHAGRGEVHPGEIIMADVDLALGNDITAPIAIKILRDRGIHQVFDRDKIALVPDHFSPNKDIESAEQCREMRQFAGDYGITHYFELGEMGIEHALLPEQGLVLPGELVVGADSHTCTYGALGAFSTGVGSTDLAGVMIGGKVWLKVPFTIKFVINGAMKPWVGGKDLILYTIGKIGVDGALYRSMEFTGTTIENLGMSDRLTMCNMAIEAGAKNGIIPPDDITEEYVNPRAHREYTFYTSDAGAEYEATIKIDASDIDLQVAFPHLPENVKTVGEAVDIPIDQIVIGSCTNGRIEDLRVAADIIKGRKVARGVRVIIIPATPTIYRQAMDEGLFGIFLDAGAVVSTPTCGPCLGGHMGVLAEGERAVATTNRNFVGRMGHPKSEVYLAGPAVAAASAVTGTISSPEDL
- the leuA_2 gene encoding 2-isopropylmalate synthase, producing the protein MSKKIFIFDTTLRDGEQSPGASMNMGEKVQVARQLERLNVDVIEAGFPIASEGDFEAVKAVAATVKRPQVAGLCRAGKKDIDRAWDALKEAKKPRIHIFIATSDIHIKYKLQRTHDQVRQAAVDAVLHAAAYTDNVQFSAEDAARSDVGYLCEVVQAVIEAGARTVNIPDTVGYAIPDEFGALIATLLDRVPNFNQAVLAVHCHNDLGLAVANSLAAVANGARQVECTINGIGERAGNASLEETVMALKTRHDHLGFTTGIKTQEIYRSSRLVSSITGILVQQNKAIVGANAFAHEAGIHQDGVLKEKTTYEIMTPESIGLKENTLVLGKHSGRHAFKERIKTLGIDLDDEGMEKAFVAFKRLADKKKTVYDEDIEALVADEVHRIPDRFKLLSVTFTSGTNVVPSATVELEVDGKLKAKAEFGDGAVDAAFKAIKKIARSRAKLVRYTVSAITGGADALGGVTVRIKENGNTVVGQGAASDVIVASARAFVNALNNLEYRKTRPVVDRPTL